In a single window of the Anguilla rostrata isolate EN2019 chromosome 4, ASM1855537v3, whole genome shotgun sequence genome:
- the xkr9 gene encoding XK-related protein 9 has translation MLCVNTKFTKVRYLYLLVGFFLYMVDVGTDMWVAVQFYNSGHYAWFALTILFVLTGSLVPQIFSYVWLSDDRESEISFSGITRTQHIFLHVLQLGIFTRYCQLLKKGSSVFQKEYKREEDFEVFAMTTDLSMLRLFEMFLESAPQLLLQLYIILGCDHRSIVQYLCIAGSFLSIAWATVEYRRCFRRSSPHIKEMPSGLPTAVYLFYKLFTIGSRILSLSLLVVLNLYCISALLFLWLCGTMWAHKLQTDFCTSRCLEWFYRGIIGIILIFSFFNIKGQNARASMTVYYGLYTSQNLAFILLFYLLNPRAATSSYFLPVTLVIVGSQVAGLICLMVFYAFLNQRSEERTAQIADEVDGQEEKWTGPDNGMDNGMGSCEKRMKAFMQH, from the exons ATGCTGTGTGTAAACACGAAGTTCACAAAAGTACGATACCTATACCTCTTGGTTGGGTTTTTCCTTTACATGGTGGACGTTGGCACTGACATGTGGGTTGCGGTGCAATTTTATAACAGTGGACACTATGCCTGGTTTGCACTGACTATTTTGTTTGTGCTTACTGGATCATTAGTTCCTCAAATTTTTAGTTATGTCTGGTTGAGTGATGACCGTGAAAGTGAGATATCTTTCAGTGGAATAACCAGGACCCAGCATATATTTCTGCACGTCCTACAGTTGGGAATATTTACAAG GTATTGCCAGCTTCTGAAGAAGGGTTCCAGTGTATTCCAGAAGGAATACAAACGTGAGGAAGACTTCGAGGTGTTTGCCATGACCACtgatctgagcatgctcagattgTTTGAGATGTTCCTGGAGAGTGCacctcagctcctcctccagctttaCATCATTCTGGGTTGCGACCACAGGTCCATCGTACAGT ATCTGTGCATTGCTGGATCATTCTTAAGCATAGCCTGGGCAACCGTTGAGTACCGCCGTTGTTTTCGTAGATCCTCGCCACACATAAAAGAGATGCCCTCTGGTCTGCCTACTGCTGTATACTTGTTCTACAAGCTCTTCACTATAGGTTCCCGCATCTTAAGCCTAAGTCTCCTGGTTGTGCTAAACCTGTACTGCATCTCAGCTTTGTTGTTTCTCTGGCTGTGTGGCACAATGTGGGCGCATAAACTCCAAACGGATTTCTGCACGTCACGATGTTTGGAATGGTTTTACCGGGGAATCATCGGAATCATactaattttctcttttttcaacATTAAAGGCCAAAACGCAAGAGCGTCAATGACTGTCTACTATGGACTGTATACTTCTCAAAACTTGGCATTTATCTTGTTATTTTACTTATTAAATCCACGTGCTGCCACTTCAAGCTATTTCTTGCCGGTGACGTTGGTGATAGTAGGAAGCCAAGTAGCCGGTTTAATCTGCCTTATGGTCttctatgcatttttaaatcaaaggagCGAGGAACGAACAGCTCAAATAGCTGATGAGGTGGACGGTCAGGAGGAAAAGTGGACTGGACCAGACAATGGCATGGACAATGGCATGGGAAGTTGTGAGAAGCGAATGAAAGCATTTATgcagcactga